One window of Pseudomonas urmiensis genomic DNA carries:
- a CDS encoding DMT family transporter, whose amino-acid sequence MSSSTPLSGVNQPLRGIALVVVATLLFASHDALSKFLGGLYPIIMVVWARYLVHTLLMAGIFLPRAGMAVLRTHRPVLQTLRALSLLSTSLLFTAGLQYLPLAEATAVNFLAPVLVTALSVPLLKERVTLGQWLAVVMGFVGVLVVVHPGGAMFTPAILFPFGSALGFCFYQVLTRKLAVYDSPTTSNFYAGLCNTLVMTALVPFFWQTPQWHHALLMLALGGFGMTAHLLLTQAFRFAAPALLAPFSYCQIVFAGLLGLLIFGQAPDTTSLVGIAIICLSGLGAAWMQRGKKA is encoded by the coding sequence ATGAGTTCGAGTACACCGCTGTCTGGAGTCAATCAGCCTCTGCGAGGGATCGCGCTGGTCGTCGTCGCCACGCTTCTATTTGCCAGCCACGACGCCCTGTCCAAGTTCCTCGGCGGTCTTTATCCGATCATCATGGTGGTCTGGGCACGCTACCTGGTGCACACCCTGTTGATGGCCGGGATCTTCCTGCCCAGGGCCGGCATGGCGGTACTGCGTACCCATCGCCCGGTGCTACAGACTCTGCGCGCCTTGAGCCTGCTGAGCACCAGCCTGCTGTTCACTGCCGGCCTGCAATACCTACCGTTGGCTGAGGCAACGGCAGTCAACTTCCTCGCTCCGGTGCTGGTGACTGCCTTGTCGGTGCCGCTGCTCAAGGAACGGGTCACGCTCGGCCAGTGGTTGGCGGTGGTGATGGGTTTCGTGGGTGTGCTGGTGGTGGTGCATCCGGGCGGGGCGATGTTCACCCCGGCGATCCTGTTCCCGTTCGGTTCGGCGTTGGGCTTCTGCTTCTATCAGGTGCTGACGCGTAAACTGGCGGTGTACGACAGCCCGACCACCAGCAACTTCTACGCAGGCCTGTGCAATACCCTGGTGATGACGGCGCTGGTGCCGTTTTTCTGGCAGACGCCGCAATGGCATCACGCTCTGTTGATGCTGGCCCTGGGCGGCTTTGGTATGACTGCGCACCTGCTGCTGACCCAGGCGTTTCGCTTTGCCGCGCCGGCGTTGCTGGCACCGTTCAGTTACTGCCAGATCGTCTTCGCCGGCCTGTTGGGCCTGCTGATCTTCGGCCAGGCGCCAGACACCACCAGCCTGGTGGGCATCGCCATCATCTGCCTGAGCGGGCTGGGCGCGGCGTGGATGCAGCGCGGTAAAAAGGCCTGA